From a single Miscanthus floridulus cultivar M001 chromosome 8, ASM1932011v1, whole genome shotgun sequence genomic region:
- the LOC136478441 gene encoding sucrose transport protein SUT4, with amino-acid sequence MDAGAGGGGATAIRVPYRHLRDAEMELVSLNGGAPGGDAGPTLPTPKDADPSGPHQPRSRGATDRTKLVLACMVAAGVQFGWALQLSLLTPYIQTLGIDHAMASFIWLCGPITGFVVQPCVGVWSDKCRSKYGRRRPFILAGCIMICAAVTLIGFSADLGYILGDTTEHCRTYKGSRFRAAMVFILGFWMLDLANNTVQGPARALLADLSGPDQCSSANAIFCSWMAVGNILGFSAGASGDWHKWFPFLMTRACCEACGNLKAAFLVAVVFLLFCMSVTLYFAEEIPLEPKDAQGLSDSAPLLNGSRDDAHASNEPNNERFPNGHVDGNNVSANNNTEEFTNANPNTDNGGVFNDGPGAVLVNILTSMRHLPPGMHSVLVVMALTWLSWFPFFLFDTDWMGREVYHGDPNGDLSERKAYDNGVREGAFGLLLNSVVLGVGSFLVDPLCRMIGARLVWAISNFTVFICMMATTILSWISSDLYSSKLHHIIGANKTVKTAALIVFSLLGLPLSITYSVPFSVTAELTAGTGGGQGLATGVLNLAIVVPQIVVSLGAGPWDALYGGGNIPAFALASVFSLAAGVLAVLKLPKLSNSYQSAGFHGFG; translated from the exons ATGGACGCCGGCGCCGGGGGCGGCGGGGCCACGGCCATCCGAGTGCCCTACCGCCACCTCCGCGACGCCGAGATGGAGCTCGTCAGCCTCAACGGCGGCGCTCCCGGAGGGGACGCGGGCCCGACGCTGCCGACGCCCAAGGACGCGGACCCGTCCGGGCCGCACCAGCCGCGGAGCCGCGGCGCCACCGACAGGACCAAGCTCGTGCTCGCCTGCATGGTCGCCGCGGGCGTCCAGTTCGGATGGGCGCTGCAGCTCTCCCTCCTCACGCCATACATCCAG ACCCTAGGAATAGACCATGCCATGGCATCATTTATTTGGCTCTGTGGGCCTATAACTGGTTTTGTG GTTCAACCTTGTGTTGGTGTTTGGAGTGATAAGTGCCGTTCAAAGTATGGGAGAAGACGACCATTTATTTTGGCTGGATGCATAATGATATGTGCTGCT GTAACTTTAATCGGGTTTTCTGCAGACCTCGGTTACATCTTAGGGGATACCACCGAGCACTGCAG AACATATAAAGGTTCAAGATTTCGAGCTGCTATGGTTTTCATTCTAGGATTCTGGATGTTGGACCTGGCAAACAATACAGTGCAA GGTCCTGCTCGTGCTCTTCTAGCTGATCTTTCAG GTCCTGATCAGTGTAGTTCTGCAAATGCAATATTCTGCTCATGGATGGCTGTTGGAAATATTCTTGGTTTTTCAGCTGGTGCGAGCGGGGACTGGCACAA GTGGTTTCCTTTTCTAATGACAAGAGCTTGCTGTGAAGCTTGTGGTAATTTGAAAGCAGCTTTCTTAGTTGCAGTT GTATTTCTTTTGTTTTGTATGTCTGTTACCCTGTACTTCGCTGAAGAGATCCCACTAGAGCCAAAGGATGCACAAGGACTATCAGATTCTGCCCCTCTACTGAACGGTTCTAGAGATGATGCCCATGCATCGAATGAACCAAATAATGAAAGATTTCCTAATGGCCATGTTGATGGAAACAATGTGTCGGCTAacaacaacactgaggaatttacAAATGCGAATCCCAACACAGACAATGGAGGAGTCTTCAATGATGGACCAGGAGCAGTTTTGGTTAACATTTTGACCAGCATGAGGCATCTACCTCCTGGGATGCATTCAGTGCTTGTAGTTATGGCCCTAACATGG TTGTCATGGTTTCCCTTTTTCCTTTTTGACACTGACTGGATGGGGCGTGAAGTTTACCATGGGGATCCAAATGGAGATCTGAGTGAAAGGAAAGCTTATGACAATGGTGTCCGAGAAGGTGCATTTGGTTTGCTATTGAATTCA GTTGTCCTTGGCGTTGGTTCCTTCCTTGTTGATCCACTATGCCGGATGATTGGTGCAAGATTGGTTTGGGCCATTAGCAACTTCACTGTGTTTATCTGCATGATGGCTACAACAATACTAAGTTGGATCTCTTCTGATCTGTACTCAAGCAAACTCCATCACATCATTGGGGCAAATAAAACAGTCAAGACTGCAGCATTGATTGTTTTCTCTCTTCTCGGATTACCACTCTCT ATCACTTATAGCGTTCCATTTTCTGTGACTGCTGAGCTGACTGCCGGTACAGGAGGTGGACAAG GTTTGGCCACAGGAGTCCTAAATCTTGCTATTGTAGTTCCACAG ATAGTAGTCTCACTCGGAGCAGGTCCATGGGATGCTCTGTATGGGGGAGGGAACATCCCAGCATTCGCCTTGGCTTCGGTCTTCTCCCTGGCAGCAGGTGTGCTCGCAGTTCTCAAGCTACCAAAGCTGTCGAACTCGTACCAATCTGCCGGTTTCCATGGATTTGGCTGA
- the LOC136478449 gene encoding transcription factor MYB44-like — MEGSACSAAPPAAGARGATGIVVRLRLPRAWTPEEDARLRRLAKENGFGHWHRVARGMPSPGRSARSCRDRWRHHLARDVYHRPFTARDDEELRRLVARLGGGRWKDVGRAVYGRTSRVMKQRWREIRETPPAKKSGGAPPALALPSDDDGDQDLEEIAEATATVQQGPGCYYEADDILASSFASCNLAMDAMDPRAGSLALGFACMAV, encoded by the coding sequence ATGGAGGGATCCGCGTGCTCCGCCGCGCCGCCAGCCGCCGGCGCGCGGGGGGCGACGGGCATCGTGGTCCGCCTGAGGCTGCCGCGCGCGTGGACGCCGGAGGAGGACGCGCGCCTGCGGCGGCTGGCCAAGGAGAACGGCTTCGGGCACTGGCACCGCGTGGCGCGCGGGATGCCGTCGCCCGGGCGGTCCGCCAGGTCCTGCCGCGACCGCTGGCGCCACCACCTCGCCCGCGACGTCTACCACCGCCCCTTCACCGCGCGCGACGACGAGGAGCTGCGACGCCTGGTGGCGCGCCTCGGCGGCGGCCGCTGGAAGGACGTCGGCCGCGCGGTGTACGGGCGCACGTCGCGCGTCATGAAGCAGCGATGGAGGGAGATCCGCGAGACGCCGCCGGCCAAGAAAAGCGGCGGCGCGCCGCCCGCGCTGGCGCTGCCATCCGACGACGACGGTGATCAAGACCTGGAGGAGATCGCCGAGGCGACGGCGACGGTGCAGCAGGGGCCCGGCTGCTACTACGAGGCTGACGACATTCTGGCTTCGAGCTTCGCTTCGTGCAACCTTGCCATGGACGCCATGGATCCCAGGGCCGGAAGCCTTGCGTTAGGTTTTGCCTGCATGGCGGTTTGA